One segment of Thermodesulfovibrio sp. 3907-1M DNA contains the following:
- a CDS encoding putative sulfate exporter family transporter has translation MEEKKKGVSEDWLAFWLAIVIFLISLLAYTGIDPLGWVVSTQEWTDSSKAMAPTGKVYQSLKGEITKIDGNKLTIKKADGKEETVTVADPTKYKVGDTYEKKGLSGFASLVLTYIFMAVVFTIGAALMRANIVKFNIGFFFVFWLSYLCWFIGHYAYFAATDAKKFNIPWSLKLTGEGGFIFALLLGLIVGNFFRGFAKFIGEALKPEFYIKTAIGLMGALLGLKAAQSFGLAQAVLFRGLCAIIEAYLVYWALVYFIARKWFKFSKEWAAPLASGISICGVSAAIATGGAIKARPVVPIMVSSLVVIFAVVELIILPFFAQAFLWKEPMVAGAWMGLAVKTDGAAFASGAVVDALIRAKAETAAGIKYEPGWMLMAASTTKLFIDIFISIWAFILAYIWCARIECRPGERVSAAEIWRRFPKFVMAYAVTFVVILLIAIPYAPKVGSVEGKVNKIKKEITAIEKQLPQVTDPAQQAALTAKIDEKKKQIQDLEATVKDAKKIISQTSVSTAGTNALRVLFFLITFFTIGVMSDFRKLWEEGIGKLALVYLICLFGFILWIGLLISYIFFHGVKPPVITG, from the coding sequence ATGGAGGAAAAAAAGAAAGGTGTTAGTGAAGACTGGTTAGCTTTCTGGTTGGCAATTGTTATCTTCCTTATCTCTCTTCTTGCTTACACAGGAATTGATCCTCTTGGATGGGTTGTGAGCACACAAGAATGGACAGATTCAAGTAAGGCGATGGCTCCAACAGGAAAAGTTTATCAGAGTCTGAAGGGGGAAATTACCAAGATTGACGGAAACAAGCTCACCATTAAGAAAGCTGATGGAAAGGAAGAAACTGTAACTGTTGCAGATCCAACGAAATACAAAGTGGGTGATACTTACGAAAAGAAAGGGCTTTCAGGCTTTGCATCTCTTGTGCTTACCTATATCTTTATGGCAGTTGTCTTTACAATTGGAGCAGCATTGATGCGAGCTAACATAGTAAAATTCAACATAGGCTTCTTCTTTGTCTTCTGGCTGAGTTACCTATGTTGGTTTATTGGGCACTATGCCTATTTTGCAGCAACAGATGCTAAAAAATTCAATATTCCGTGGTCATTGAAACTTACAGGTGAAGGTGGCTTTATATTTGCACTTTTACTTGGTTTGATAGTTGGCAACTTCTTCAGAGGCTTTGCAAAATTCATTGGTGAGGCATTAAAGCCAGAGTTCTACATTAAAACTGCTATTGGTTTGATGGGTGCGTTACTGGGATTGAAAGCTGCACAATCATTTGGACTTGCTCAAGCAGTTCTTTTTAGAGGACTCTGTGCTATAATTGAAGCCTATCTCGTTTACTGGGCATTGGTTTACTTTATTGCAAGAAAGTGGTTTAAGTTCAGTAAAGAATGGGCAGCTCCACTGGCATCAGGTATTTCCATATGTGGTGTTTCTGCAGCTATTGCAACAGGTGGAGCAATCAAGGCAAGACCTGTTGTTCCCATTATGGTCAGTTCCCTTGTTGTTATATTTGCCGTTGTTGAGCTTATTATTCTGCCATTCTTTGCACAGGCTTTCCTATGGAAAGAGCCAATGGTTGCAGGCGCATGGATGGGACTGGCAGTAAAAACAGACGGTGCAGCCTTTGCATCCGGTGCAGTTGTTGATGCCTTAATAAGAGCAAAGGCTGAGACAGCTGCTGGAATTAAGTATGAGCCAGGATGGATGTTGATGGCAGCCTCAACGACAAAGCTATTTATTGACATATTTATCAGTATATGGGCATTTATTCTTGCCTATATCTGGTGTGCAAGAATTGAGTGCAGACCAGGGGAAAGAGTTTCTGCTGCAGAAATATGGAGAAGATTTCCAAAATTCGTTATGGCTTATGCTGTTACCTTTGTTGTTATTCTTCTCATTGCTATCCCATATGCTCCAAAAGTTGGTTCTGTTGAAGGAAAGGTTAACAAAATCAAGAAAGAGATTACAGCAATTGAAAAACAACTCCCTCAAGTTACAGATCCTGCTCAACAGGCAGCCTTAACAGCAAAGATTGATGAAAAGAAAAAGCAGATTCAAGACTTAGAAGCAACTGTAAAAGATGCAAAGAAAATTATTTCTCAAACATCAGTATCAACAGCAGGAACAAATGCCTTGAGAGTTCTCTTCTTCCTGATTACATTCTTTACCATTGGAGTAATGTCTGACTTCAGAAAACTCTGGGAAGAGGGAATTGGAAAGCTTGCACTTGTCTATCTTATATGTCTATTCGGTTTCATTCTCTGGATTGGATTGTTAATATCTTATATATTCTTCCACGGAGTAAAACCTCCGGTAATAACTGGTTAA
- a CDS encoding F0F1 ATP synthase subunit epsilon yields the protein MADKLKLEVITPYGEVINEEVDEVYTTGVEGDFGVFPGHCAFMTAIRIGSLSYKKDGQMHYLFVNRGYCEVLNDRVLVLVGSAERVEEIDIERAKAALARAEERIRRAQAGETDIDLARAQAALERATIRIQLATKLIPR from the coding sequence ATGGCGGATAAATTGAAGTTAGAAGTTATAACCCCCTATGGAGAAGTAATAAACGAAGAAGTTGATGAAGTCTATACTACTGGCGTGGAAGGAGATTTTGGAGTATTTCCGGGACATTGTGCCTTTATGACAGCCATAAGGATAGGCTCTCTCTCATACAAAAAAGATGGACAGATGCATTATCTTTTCGTTAATAGGGGATACTGCGAAGTGCTAAATGACAGAGTTCTGGTACTGGTTGGAAGTGCTGAGAGAGTTGAGGAGATTGATATTGAAAGAGCAAAAGCAGCATTAGCCCGTGCAGAGGAAAGAATTCGCAGAGCTCAGGCTGGCGAGACAGACATTGATCTTGCCAGGGCTCAGGCAGCATTAGAAAGAGCAACCATAAGAATTCAACTGGCTACAAAACTTATCCCAAGATAA
- the atpD gene encoding F0F1 ATP synthase subunit beta: MNVGKVVQVIGTVVDCEFEGQLPEVLNALRIDEPGDPQKGIPEIHLTLEVAMHLGENRVRTIAMGSTDGLVRGMKVVDTGAPIKVPVGKPVLGRIINVIGEPVDEIGPIQANEYYPIHIPAPDFTAQSPTTQQFETGVKVFDLLVPFVRGGKMGMFGGAGVGKTVIIMEMIHNIAMKHGGVSVFAGVGERTREGNDLYLEMKHSGVLPQVALVYGQMNEPPGVRARVALTALTVAEYFRDQGQDVLIFIDNIFRYTLAGSEVSALLGRMPSAVGYQPTLSTEMGALQERITTTAKGSITSMQAIYVPADDLTDPAVAAVFAHLDGTVVLSRQIAELGIYPAVDPLDSTSRILDPRIIGEEHYQVARGVQAVLQRYKELQDIIAILGIEELSEDDKLTVARARKLQRFLSQPFHVAETFTGTPGKYVKLEDTIKGFKAILDGKYDDLPEQAFYMVGPIEEVEEKAKKMGYTRQV; encoded by the coding sequence ATGAACGTAGGCAAAGTAGTACAGGTTATTGGAACAGTGGTTGACTGTGAATTTGAAGGACAGTTGCCTGAAGTTTTGAATGCTCTAAGAATAGATGAACCTGGTGATCCGCAGAAGGGTATTCCAGAGATTCATCTAACGCTGGAAGTTGCCATGCATCTCGGTGAAAATAGAGTAAGAACAATAGCTATGGGTTCAACAGACGGACTTGTCAGAGGAATGAAGGTTGTTGACACAGGTGCACCAATTAAAGTTCCTGTTGGCAAGCCTGTTCTTGGAAGAATTATAAATGTTATTGGTGAACCTGTTGATGAAATAGGTCCAATTCAGGCTAATGAGTACTATCCAATTCATATTCCAGCTCCTGATTTTACAGCCCAGTCTCCAACAACTCAGCAGTTTGAAACAGGTGTTAAAGTTTTTGACCTCCTTGTCCCATTCGTCAGAGGTGGTAAAATGGGAATGTTTGGTGGTGCAGGAGTTGGCAAAACAGTCATCATTATGGAAATGATTCACAATATCGCAATGAAACACGGTGGTGTTTCAGTTTTTGCAGGTGTTGGAGAGAGGACCCGTGAAGGAAATGACCTTTATCTTGAAATGAAGCATTCAGGAGTTTTGCCTCAGGTTGCTCTTGTTTATGGACAGATGAATGAGCCTCCAGGAGTTAGAGCACGCGTTGCTCTTACGGCACTTACAGTTGCAGAATACTTCAGAGATCAGGGGCAGGACGTTCTCATATTTATAGATAACATTTTCAGATACACTCTTGCAGGTTCTGAGGTTTCAGCACTTCTTGGAAGAATGCCATCAGCAGTGGGTTATCAGCCAACACTTTCCACAGAGATGGGTGCTCTTCAGGAGAGGATTACAACAACAGCAAAAGGTTCAATCACATCCATGCAGGCAATTTATGTTCCTGCAGATGACTTAACAGACCCTGCAGTTGCAGCAGTTTTTGCTCACCTTGATGGAACTGTTGTTCTTTCCCGTCAGATTGCAGAGCTTGGAATTTATCCTGCTGTTGATCCTCTGGATTCAACAAGCCGAATTCTTGATCCAAGAATAATTGGTGAGGAGCATTATCAGGTTGCAAGAGGTGTTCAGGCAGTTCTTCAGAGATACAAAGAATTGCAGGACATAATAGCAATTCTTGGAATTGAAGAACTTTCTGAAGATGACAAACTCACTGTTGCAAGAGCAAGAAAGCTTCAGAGATTCCTCAGTCAGCCATTCCATGTTGCTGAAACATTTACAGGAACACCAGGAAAATATGTAAAACTTGAAGATACGATAAAGGGCTTCAAAGCAATTCTTGATGGTAAATATGATGACCTGCCAGAACAGGCATTTTACATGGTTGGTCCGATTGAGGAAGTTGAGGAAAAAGCCAAGAAGATGGGATATACAAGACAGGTATAA
- the atpG gene encoding ATP synthase F1 subunit gamma — protein sequence MPTLRDIRKKIKAIQGTKKITSAMKMVAAAKLRKVQESMLRYRPYATKMQQVLSDLAVAVETRSDLPPLLLRRPIKTVEVLVITSDKGLCGAFNTNILRVATKEIDRLKKEGLNTTISVVGRKARDYFKRREIPLKNIWTGISGKLQYTHAQMIAQEMINAYVTEAVDEVLIIYNEFKSVISQRVVINRILPVGRIASEPSEQPVFIPFTYEPRAPELFAMLLPIYIEIQIYRALLESQAAEEAARMTAMDNATKNCDELIKKTTLIANKVRQASITKELMDIVGGVEALKQSEG from the coding sequence ATGCCAACATTAAGAGATATAAGGAAAAAAATAAAAGCAATACAGGGAACAAAAAAGATCACATCTGCTATGAAAATGGTGGCAGCAGCCAAGCTTCGCAAGGTTCAGGAGAGTATGCTCAGATACAGACCTTATGCCACTAAAATGCAACAGGTTCTTTCAGATTTGGCTGTAGCAGTTGAGACAAGAAGTGATCTTCCTCCTCTGCTTTTAAGAAGACCTATTAAGACAGTAGAAGTACTGGTTATTACATCTGATAAAGGACTCTGCGGAGCCTTTAATACTAATATTTTAAGAGTTGCCACAAAAGAGATAGACAGGCTAAAGAAGGAAGGTTTGAATACTACAATTTCAGTGGTGGGCAGAAAAGCAAGGGATTACTTCAAAAGAAGAGAGATTCCCCTTAAAAATATATGGACCGGAATTTCTGGAAAACTTCAATACACTCACGCTCAGATGATAGCACAGGAGATGATTAATGCCTATGTAACTGAAGCAGTTGATGAAGTGTTGATCATTTATAATGAATTTAAATCGGTAATATCTCAAAGAGTTGTAATTAATAGAATTTTACCAGTTGGAAGAATAGCTTCTGAACCTTCTGAACAGCCTGTATTTATTCCCTTTACATACGAACCCCGTGCACCTGAGTTATTTGCCATGCTTCTTCCGATTTATATAGAAATCCAGATTTACAGAGCGCTTCTGGAATCTCAGGCAGCAGAAGAGGCAGCAAGAATGACGGCAATGGATAATGCTACAAAGAACTGTGATGAGTTAATCAAGAAGACAACTCTTATAGCAAACAAAGTAAGACAGGCATCAATCACAAAGGAGCTTATGGACATAGTTGGTGGTGTGGAAGCTTTAAAACAAAGTGAAGGATAA
- the atpA gene encoding F0F1 ATP synthase subunit alpha: protein MELKMEEISEYLKKQIADFEKKADVSEVGIVTSVGDGVARIYGLDNCMASEMLELPNGVYGMALNLEEDNVGAILFGDDRLIKEGDIVKRTGRVMETPVGEELIGRVVNAVGMPIDGKGPINAKHFRKVDVIAPGIIKRQPVKEPLQTGIKAIDAMIPIGRGQRELVIGDRQTGKTAILLDTIINQKGQNCICIYVACGQRRQSVVQVVETLRKYGAMDHTIVVAATASEPAAMQYIAPYVGCAMGEYFRDKGMHALVCYDDLTKQAYAYRQISLILRRPPGREAYPGDVFYLHSRLLERAAKLSDAEGGGSLTALPVIETQAGDVSGYIPTNVISITDGQIYLEPELFYAGVRPAINVGLSVSRVGGAAQIKAMKQVAGMLRLDLAQYRELAAFAQFAADLDKATRALLERGQRMVELLKQDQYVPMPVEDQIMLIFAGTQGHLDDLPVSSIRAFEQGFLSFIRSQKEDLRKEIREKKELDDTLKQKITDAILEFKKTFQP, encoded by the coding sequence ATGGAACTTAAGATGGAAGAAATTAGCGAGTACCTTAAAAAGCAGATTGCTGACTTTGAGAAGAAGGCTGATGTCAGCGAAGTAGGAATTGTTACTTCTGTTGGTGACGGTGTTGCAAGAATTTATGGACTGGATAACTGCATGGCTTCCGAAATGCTTGAGCTTCCAAATGGTGTTTACGGAATGGCTCTCAACCTTGAAGAAGACAATGTAGGTGCAATTCTGTTTGGTGATGACAGGCTGATAAAAGAAGGTGATATTGTTAAGAGAACTGGAAGGGTTATGGAAACACCAGTTGGAGAAGAGCTCATTGGAAGAGTTGTTAATGCAGTTGGAATGCCAATTGACGGCAAAGGTCCAATTAATGCAAAACACTTCAGAAAGGTTGATGTAATTGCACCTGGAATTATTAAAAGACAGCCTGTTAAAGAGCCACTCCAGACAGGTATTAAGGCAATAGATGCAATGATTCCAATAGGAAGAGGTCAGAGAGAGCTTGTCATTGGTGACCGTCAGACTGGTAAAACAGCAATTCTGCTTGATACAATAATCAATCAAAAAGGTCAGAATTGTATATGTATATATGTTGCATGTGGTCAGAGACGTCAGAGTGTTGTTCAGGTTGTTGAGACTCTGAGGAAATATGGTGCAATGGATCATACAATTGTTGTTGCAGCTACTGCTTCAGAACCTGCTGCTATGCAGTACATAGCTCCATATGTTGGTTGCGCAATGGGTGAATACTTTAGAGATAAAGGGATGCATGCCCTTGTATGTTATGATGACCTTACAAAGCAGGCTTATGCATACAGGCAGATTTCATTGATTCTTAGAAGACCTCCAGGAAGAGAAGCATATCCTGGTGATGTATTTTATCTCCATTCAAGATTGCTTGAAAGAGCAGCTAAACTTTCAGATGCAGAAGGTGGAGGGTCACTGACAGCACTTCCGGTTATTGAGACTCAGGCAGGTGATGTTTCAGGATATATTCCAACAAATGTTATTTCCATTACAGATGGACAGATTTATCTTGAACCTGAGCTTTTCTATGCTGGTGTTCGTCCAGCTATTAATGTGGGTCTATCAGTCAGTCGTGTTGGTGGTGCAGCACAGATTAAAGCAATGAAGCAGGTTGCAGGAATGTTAAGACTTGACCTCGCCCAATATAGAGAACTGGCAGCATTTGCACAGTTTGCTGCAGATCTTGATAAAGCTACCAGAGCATTGCTTGAAAGAGGACAGAGAATGGTTGAGCTTCTTAAACAGGATCAGTATGTTCCAATGCCTGTAGAAGATCAGATAATGCTCATTTTTGCAGGAACTCAGGGACATCTTGATGACTTACCCGTTTCTTCAATCAGAGCATTTGAACAGGGATTCCTGAGCTTCATTAGAAGCCAGAAAGAAGACCTTAGAAAGGAAATTAGAGAAAAGAAAGAGCTTGATGATACATTAAAACAGAAGATTACAGATGCTATCTTAGAGTTTAAAAAGACATTTCAGCCTTAG
- the atpH gene encoding ATP synthase F1 subunit delta, giving the protein MRKVRGAKAKKYAKQFLSLVNLDQVPEIAGKLETMALLMQKEKQFRNMLASPSFNVQERAGVINYLCEKLALPEEAKKFLTFLSIEGVLVGLGEIVKYINALYLEAKKKVKGVVTSAVELPESIKQKIVESLRAITGRDIELQYEVDPSLLGGIRVKVGSTMYDLSIKGQLGLLRDKLIKG; this is encoded by the coding sequence TTGAGAAAGGTAAGAGGAGCTAAGGCAAAAAAATATGCAAAACAATTTTTAAGCCTGGTTAATCTTGACCAGGTTCCTGAAATTGCAGGGAAATTAGAAACAATGGCTCTGCTCATGCAGAAAGAAAAGCAGTTCAGAAACATGCTTGCTTCTCCCTCATTTAATGTGCAAGAAAGAGCTGGAGTGATTAACTATCTCTGTGAGAAACTGGCACTTCCAGAAGAAGCAAAGAAATTTCTCACTTTCCTCAGTATTGAAGGTGTGCTTGTTGGATTGGGAGAGATTGTAAAGTATATCAATGCCCTTTATCTGGAAGCCAAGAAAAAGGTTAAAGGTGTTGTTACATCTGCTGTGGAGCTTCCTGAAAGTATTAAGCAAAAGATTGTTGAATCTCTCAGGGCAATTACTGGTAGAGACATTGAACTACAATATGAGGTTGACCCATCACTGCTTGGTGGAATTAGAGTTAAGGTGGGTAGCACTATGTATGACTTGAGCATAAAAGGCCAGTTAGGTCTTTTAAGAGATAAGCTTATAAAGGGGTGA
- the atpF gene encoding F0F1 ATP synthase subunit B, with the protein MKRVLILISMIVIFASTAMAAETEHGGGSLKSWAFQFINFAILVFLLVKFLGKPLKNFFAQRRELIEKSIKESQEAKELAQKALQEVEEKLKLKDREIQDILDTAKKIGEQEKLQIIQETDKLKEKILEQAKTNIEFEVKMAKDALRLEAAELAIQLSEQKLKEKITPEEQEKLLQESIKIIEGRKN; encoded by the coding sequence ATGAAGAGAGTATTGATTTTGATATCAATGATAGTAATCTTTGCCTCTACAGCAATGGCAGCAGAGACAGAGCATGGAGGAGGAAGTTTAAAAAGCTGGGCTTTTCAGTTCATTAATTTTGCCATACTTGTCTTTCTTCTTGTTAAGTTCTTAGGTAAACCCCTTAAAAACTTCTTTGCTCAGAGAAGAGAATTAATTGAGAAGAGCATAAAAGAATCACAGGAAGCCAAAGAGCTTGCTCAGAAAGCTCTTCAGGAAGTAGAGGAAAAGCTTAAATTAAAGGACAGAGAAATTCAGGATATTTTAGATACAGCTAAAAAGATAGGTGAGCAAGAAAAGTTACAGATTATTCAGGAGACTGATAAATTAAAGGAAAAAATTCTTGAGCAGGCTAAAACAAATATAGAATTTGAAGTTAAGATGGCTAAGGATGCATTAAGACTTGAAGCAGCAGAGCTTGCAATTCAGCTCAGTGAACAAAAGCTGAAAGAGAAAATAACACCTGAAGAGCAGGAAAAGCTTCTTCAGGAATCAATAAAAATAATAGAGGGGCGGAAAAATTGA
- the atpF gene encoding F0F1 ATP synthase subunit B yields MLEFNNWFFVLMVQFFVLMFILNAILFKPMMELFRQREQTIKGALEEAQAMNEKKEKAIAQMNADLAQAKAQAKSIINALREEGLSYQREVVANAEKEAVQMIEKARTEIKAETERIRAALRQEVERLSEEIVNKLIKV; encoded by the coding sequence ATGTTAGAGTTCAACAATTGGTTTTTTGTCTTAATGGTTCAATTTTTTGTGTTGATGTTTATTCTTAATGCTATTCTGTTTAAGCCCATGATGGAGCTTTTCAGGCAGAGGGAACAGACGATTAAAGGTGCTCTGGAAGAAGCTCAGGCTATGAATGAAAAGAAAGAGAAAGCCATTGCTCAGATGAATGCAGATCTGGCTCAGGCAAAGGCTCAGGCAAAAAGTATTATCAATGCTTTAAGAGAGGAAGGGCTTTCCTATCAGAGAGAGGTTGTCGCAAATGCAGAAAAAGAAGCTGTTCAAATGATTGAAAAAGCAAGAACAGAAATTAAAGCAGAAACAGAAAGAATAAGAGCAGCACTCAGGCAGGAAGTTGAAAGACTTTCTGAAGAGATCGTGAATAAACTGATTAAGGTTTGA
- the rapZ gene encoding RNase adapter RapZ, whose amino-acid sequence MNQQDKLSSEKFIVIVTGLSGAGKTVTLRTLEDIGFFCVDNLPPPVILEFLKLLEKHTTFRNIAIGIDIRVQQFLEEATKVIEKIKSIYRTEILFLEADDEAILLRYKETRRPHPLSGYGSDLIEAVKKERALLYPLRSFSERIIDTSNFNPHQLKSLIRSIYAEEEILPSVTIISFGYKKGVPMNADLVFDARFLPNPYFVPSLTELSGKDEPVRDFVLKQKETIEFLKYIKNFLNFAVSGYKKEGRAYITIAIGCTGGRHRSVVLAEEIARYIKSLSLNPVVIHRDL is encoded by the coding sequence TTGAACCAGCAAGATAAGTTGAGCTCTGAAAAATTTATAGTAATAGTAACAGGGCTTTCTGGTGCGGGTAAAACCGTAACTCTTAGAACTCTGGAAGATATAGGATTTTTCTGTGTAGATAATCTTCCACCTCCGGTTATACTGGAATTTTTAAAGTTGCTGGAGAAGCACACAACTTTCAGAAATATTGCCATAGGAATTGACATCAGAGTTCAGCAGTTTCTGGAAGAAGCAACAAAAGTTATTGAAAAAATCAAAAGTATTTACAGAACAGAAATTTTGTTTCTTGAAGCTGATGATGAGGCAATTCTTTTAAGATATAAAGAAACAAGAAGACCTCATCCCCTTTCAGGTTATGGCAGTGATTTAATTGAGGCAGTAAAAAAGGAAAGAGCTCTGCTTTATCCTCTCAGAAGCTTTTCTGAAAGAATAATTGATACATCAAATTTTAATCCCCATCAGTTAAAGTCATTAATTCGTTCAATTTATGCAGAAGAAGAAATACTGCCTTCAGTGACCATTATTTCCTTTGGTTATAAAAAAGGTGTTCCTATGAATGCTGATCTTGTTTTTGACGCAAGATTCCTGCCAAATCCTTATTTTGTGCCTTCTTTAACAGAGTTAAGCGGAAAAGATGAACCAGTAAGAGATTTTGTTTTGAAACAAAAGGAAACAATTGAATTTTTGAAATATATCAAGAATTTCTTGAATTTTGCAGTTTCAGGATATAAAAAAGAAGGCAGAGCCTATATAACAATAGCAATTGGATGTACTGGAGGCAGGCACAGGTCAGTGGTTTTAGCAGAAGAAATAGCCAGGTATATAAAGAGCCTCTCTCTTAATCCCGTAGTGATTCACAGAGATTTATAA
- the raiA gene encoding ribosome-associated translation inhibitor RaiA, whose protein sequence is MKITIRGKNIDVTEALKQYIEKRVSKFERFLNDASEAIVTISTEKFTHKIDVLLKVNGHLIQAEGKTEDLYSAVDQVVEKLEKQVLKYKEKIQNKNKKEAVKYPASASQETEQTKRIVKYKKFDLRPMSPEEAVDQMELLDKDFFIFLNSFTGDVNVVYRRKDGNFGLIEPAR, encoded by the coding sequence ATGAAGATAACAATCAGAGGGAAAAACATTGATGTCACAGAGGCATTAAAACAGTATATTGAGAAAAGGGTTAGTAAATTTGAAAGGTTTTTAAATGACGCTTCAGAGGCAATAGTAACAATAAGCACAGAAAAGTTTACTCATAAAATAGATGTTCTGTTAAAAGTAAATGGGCATTTAATTCAGGCTGAAGGTAAAACAGAAGACCTTTATTCAGCAGTGGATCAGGTTGTGGAGAAACTGGAAAAACAGGTTTTGAAGTACAAAGAGAAGATTCAAAATAAAAATAAAAAAGAAGCAGTCAAATATCCCGCTTCAGCTTCTCAAGAAACAGAACAGACAAAGAGAATCGTTAAATATAAAAAATTTGATTTAAGACCTATGTCACCAGAAGAAGCAGTTGACCAGATGGAACTTTTAGATAAAGATTTCTTTATTTTTCTTAATTCATTCACCGGAGATGTTAATGTGGTATACAGAAGAAAAGATGGCAATTTTGGCTTAATTGAACCAGCAAGATAA
- the rpoN gene encoding RNA polymerase factor sigma-54 translates to MALEQKAELRLTQKLALTPQLQLQLKLLQLPQLELSQFIELQLMENPMLELDEETENDHEKEVSEEAEEPVAVDKLEKIMIDEYFAERADDGRDLGYFNPGIEEKPSFELFYSTTSDLWEYLLWQLRLSKAPDEIRAVAEIIIGNIDEDGYLKATEEELAKIAETNIETVKKAIELVQGFDPPGVAARDIKECLILQIKALDLGNTLVQSIVEEHLEDIRKKKYETIAKKFNVSVDEVTKAVKIIEKLEPRPGRNFSKIHVNIPVPDVYVNRVEGEYQIILNDEGIPKLRLSKLYRQLFTEKDLSSDEKKYLKEKFKNAVELLRSIEQRNRTIYRVTESLIKFQREFFDKGISYLKPLNLKDVANDLGLHESTISRVTSNKYLACEHGVFSFRFFFSNALPSNHGSVSTTFVKELIQKIISEENPANPLSDKEISDMLKKQGIDVARRTVAKYREELKIPPKSLRKQKIIKEETE, encoded by the coding sequence ATGGCACTTGAACAGAAAGCTGAGCTAAGGCTTACGCAGAAACTGGCACTCACACCGCAGCTTCAGCTTCAGCTAAAGCTTTTACAACTGCCGCAGCTTGAGCTCAGCCAGTTTATTGAGCTTCAATTAATGGAAAATCCCATGCTTGAACTGGATGAAGAGACTGAAAACGATCATGAAAAAGAAGTTTCAGAAGAAGCTGAAGAGCCCGTAGCAGTGGATAAATTAGAAAAGATAATGATAGATGAATATTTTGCTGAGAGAGCTGATGATGGTAGGGATCTTGGTTATTTTAATCCTGGCATAGAAGAAAAGCCTTCCTTTGAACTTTTTTACTCAACGACCTCTGACCTCTGGGAATATCTCCTGTGGCAATTGAGATTAAGTAAAGCTCCAGATGAAATAAGGGCAGTGGCGGAGATAATTATTGGCAACATTGATGAAGATGGATATCTTAAAGCAACAGAAGAAGAATTAGCAAAAATTGCAGAAACAAACATTGAAACTGTAAAGAAAGCAATTGAACTTGTTCAGGGATTTGATCCTCCGGGAGTTGCTGCCAGGGACATAAAAGAATGTTTAATCCTGCAGATAAAAGCGCTTGATCTGGGAAATACCCTGGTTCAGTCTATTGTGGAAGAGCATCTTGAAGATATAAGAAAAAAGAAATATGAAACCATTGCGAAAAAATTCAATGTTTCTGTTGATGAAGTCACTAAAGCAGTAAAAATTATAGAAAAACTTGAGCCAAGACCGGGTAGAAACTTTTCTAAGATTCATGTGAACATTCCAGTTCCTGATGTTTATGTAAACAGGGTTGAAGGTGAATATCAGATTATATTGAATGACGAAGGCATTCCAAAGCTGAGACTAAGCAAACTTTACAGACAGCTTTTTACAGAAAAAGATTTATCTTCTGATGAAAAGAAATATCTGAAAGAAAAATTTAAAAATGCTGTAGAACTTTTAAGAAGCATAGAGCAGAGAAACAGGACAATTTACAGAGTAACTGAAAGTCTGATCAAGTTTCAGAGAGAGTTTTTTGATAAAGGCATTAGCTACTTAAAACCCCTTAATTTGAAGGATGTGGCAAATGACCTCGGACTTCATGAAAGCACAATAAGCAGGGTAACTTCAAATAAGTATCTTGCCTGTGAACATGGTGTGTTTAGTTTCAGATTTTTTTTCAGTAACGCTTTGCCATCCAATCATGGAAGTGTTTCCACCACTTTTGTAAAGGAGCTAATTCAAAAAATTATAAGTGAGGAAAATCCAGCAAATCCTCTTTCTGACAAGGAAATTTCAGATATGTTAAAAAAACAGGGCATAGATGTTGCCAGAAGAACTGTTGCAAAATATAGAGAAGAGCTTAAAATACCACCAAAATCTTTGAGAAAACAAAAAATTATTAAGGAGGAGACAGAATGA